A DNA window from Litorivicinus lipolyticus contains the following coding sequences:
- a CDS encoding sulfite exporter TauE/SafE family protein: MELVHIVFLALAGFAAGAINALAGGGTLFTFSALMLTGLPPVVANTTSAVAVLPGQIAAGLAYWTDIKRYWKQWLPLSVLSAIGGLIGGIALLNGGNETFRFLVPFLVLLATVSFLFSAQIAAFGERLAEQNKGPGFAYGVHSLVSVYGGYFGAGMGIMMLASLPLTEGREYHRVNAAKSLMATIMQGIAVVLFLIVGDIDYAAAAIVVAASITGGWLSIRIGKTIPTHFIRRFVIVVGFSLSAWYFVA; this comes from the coding sequence ATGGAACTCGTACACATTGTTTTTTTGGCACTGGCTGGCTTTGCGGCGGGCGCCATTAATGCCCTTGCCGGCGGTGGCACGCTGTTTACCTTTTCGGCGTTAATGCTAACCGGATTGCCCCCCGTGGTCGCCAACACCACCAGCGCGGTGGCCGTGCTGCCCGGTCAAATCGCCGCCGGGCTGGCGTACTGGACTGACATCAAACGTTACTGGAAACAGTGGCTACCGCTGTCGGTGCTGTCGGCGATCGGCGGCCTAATTGGCGGCATTGCGCTACTCAACGGCGGCAATGAAACCTTTCGGTTCCTGGTCCCGTTTTTGGTGCTGTTGGCGACCGTATCGTTCCTATTTTCGGCCCAAATTGCCGCCTTTGGCGAACGCTTGGCGGAACAAAACAAGGGCCCCGGGTTTGCCTACGGCGTGCACAGCCTGGTCTCGGTTTACGGCGGCTACTTTGGCGCCGGAATGGGCATCATGATGTTGGCGTCGCTGCCGCTGACTGAGGGCCGCGAATACCACCGCGTCAACGCCGCCAAAAGCCTTATGGCGACCATCATGCAGGGCATTGCGGTGGTGCTGTTTTTGATCGTCGGTGACATCGACTACGCGGCCGCCGCTATTGTCGTGGCCGCCAGCATCACCGGTGGCTGGCTATCGATTCGGATCGGCAAGACCATCCCAACCCACTTCATCCGACGCTTTGTGATTGTGGTCGGTTTCAGCCTAAGTGCCTGGTATTTCGTGGCCTAA
- a CDS encoding thymidine kinase: MAKLYFSYSAMNAGKSTLLLQASHNYRERGMPTLLLTASFDDRAGVGRIGSRIGLNDSAYAFHTHDDLFEKVSALHQTHALACVFVDEAQFLTAVQVWQLARVCDVLKLPVMCYGLRTDFQGKLFPGSAELLAVADTLREIRTICWCGSKATMVIRMGADGEPVDEGAQVEIGGNDKYVSLCRAHWLARDVGRAKPFAKGLAQDDLLPL; encoded by the coding sequence ATGGCTAAACTGTATTTTTCATATTCGGCGATGAACGCCGGCAAATCGACCCTGTTACTTCAGGCATCTCATAACTACCGCGAACGCGGCATGCCGACGCTGTTGTTGACGGCCAGTTTTGACGACCGTGCTGGGGTCGGCCGTATCGGTTCGCGTATCGGACTGAACGATTCGGCTTACGCCTTTCACACCCACGACGATCTGTTTGAAAAGGTCAGTGCCTTGCACCAGACCCATGCGTTGGCCTGTGTGTTTGTCGACGAGGCGCAATTCTTGACCGCCGTCCAGGTGTGGCAGTTGGCGCGTGTCTGCGATGTGCTTAAATTGCCGGTCATGTGTTACGGCTTGCGCACGGATTTCCAGGGCAAATTGTTCCCCGGCAGTGCCGAGTTGTTGGCAGTTGCCGACACCCTACGCGAGATCCGGACGATCTGTTGGTGTGGCTCCAAAGCGACCATGGTTATTCGCATGGGCGCTGATGGCGAGCCGGTCGATGAAGGTGCCCAGGTTGAAATTGGCGGCAATGACAAGTATGTATCATTGTGTCGTGCGCATTGGTTGGCGCGCGATGTCGGTCGCGCTAAACCCTTTGCGAAGGGCTTGGCACAGGACGACTTGTTACCGTTGTGA
- a CDS encoding ABC transporter ATP-binding protein encodes MAALQLKRLNLGYDGQTVVHQVDLSLASGELGCLLGPSGCGKSTLLRSIAGFTEVLSGEIWLGDERIADAHHSVPAQDRGVGLVFQDVALFPHLSVFDNIRFGIERWSRADQRLRVDNLLALVGLSGLGARFPHELSGGQQQRVALARALAPRPRVLLLDEPFSGLDSELRARLANEVRAILKADGVTALMVTHDQKEAFDFADRVAVMRDGIIEQFDPAYRLYHEPRSEFVARFVGAGDVLPCTVINTTQVDSPLGILTSDQTLGYEPGQTMSLLFRPDDVIHDDDATLHATLVSKQFRGSHFVYRVRFENGVELGCLAPSHHDHEIGADVGVRLEVEHLVLLPK; translated from the coding sequence ATGGCAGCGTTGCAGCTGAAACGTTTGAATCTGGGTTATGACGGCCAGACCGTGGTTCACCAAGTCGACTTGTCGCTGGCGTCGGGTGAGCTTGGGTGTTTGCTTGGCCCCAGCGGGTGCGGCAAAAGCACCCTGCTGCGCAGCATCGCCGGCTTCACTGAGGTCTTGAGCGGGGAAATCTGGCTGGGTGATGAGCGCATTGCCGATGCGCATCACAGTGTGCCGGCTCAGGATCGCGGCGTCGGCCTGGTGTTTCAGGACGTTGCACTGTTTCCGCACCTGAGCGTGTTTGACAACATTCGCTTTGGCATCGAGCGTTGGAGTCGCGCCGATCAACGCCTGCGCGTGGATAATCTGCTGGCGCTGGTTGGGCTGAGTGGTCTGGGCGCGCGTTTCCCGCACGAACTGTCCGGTGGCCAACAACAGCGAGTTGCGTTGGCCCGGGCGTTGGCGCCGCGGCCGCGGGTGCTGCTGTTGGACGAGCCGTTCAGTGGATTGGACAGCGAGCTGCGTGCGCGTTTGGCCAATGAGGTGCGGGCGATTTTGAAGGCCGATGGGGTGACCGCCTTGATGGTGACCCACGATCAAAAGGAGGCGTTTGATTTCGCCGACCGTGTCGCGGTCATGCGCGACGGCATTATCGAGCAGTTCGATCCGGCTTATCGGCTGTATCACGAACCGCGCAGTGAATTCGTTGCGCGCTTTGTCGGCGCCGGTGATGTGCTGCCCTGTACGGTCATCAACACCACCCAGGTCGATTCACCGCTGGGCATTTTGACCTCGGATCAAACCCTGGGTTACGAGCCGGGCCAAACCATGTCGCTGCTGTTTCGCCCGGATGATGTCATTCATGACGACGACGCCACGCTGCACGCAACTCTGGTCAGCAAACAATTCCGTGGCTCGCACTTTGTGTACCGGGTGCGCTTCGAAAATGGTGTTGAACTGGGCTGCTTGGCGCCGTCGCATCACGATCATGAAATTGGCGCCGATGTTGGGGTCCGTTTGGAGGTCGAGCACTTGGTGCTGCTGCCCAAATAG
- a CDS encoding ABC transporter permease, whose protein sequence is MCVPIITIVCMGLFGQSDVWAHLVDTRLPQYLSNSFGLVVGVSLGVVLFGVPSAALVSLCDFPGRRALSLALLLPLAFPAYILAYTYTGLLDPAGPMARWIDPRALDSIRSLPGAAVMLSLVLYPYVYLLARASFLSRSASTLEVGRTLGLTPLRSTIKLALPMARPAIVAGLTLALMETLADYGTVAFFGVPTFTTGIMRAYHGMGDAVAAAQLALTLLAFVALLVLLEKYSRRKLRYFSGSSRRSHSRVQLTGRNAGLAILVCALPPLLGFGVPGLTLLWWGLTDARDQWADLVPHALSSFGLASAAALLLVGSALALGYAERTAPSRLTRGLTQIAGLGYALPGTIIAVGVLIPLAQADQWLFLFFRDHLGVNVGLPLTGTVAAVLVAYGARFTAVSLGAITSGLGRIKPSLDEAATLLGYRPLQIVRRVHVPLMRGAVLTSALVVFVDVLKELPATLILRPFDFNTLAVRAYELASDERLLDAAPASLMIVAVGLIPVVYLNRSVSEAKY, encoded by the coding sequence GTGTGTGTACCGATTATCACCATCGTTTGTATGGGCCTGTTCGGTCAGTCCGATGTTTGGGCGCACTTGGTTGATACTCGGCTGCCTCAATACCTGTCCAACTCATTCGGTTTGGTCGTCGGTGTCAGCCTTGGGGTGGTGCTGTTCGGGGTGCCCAGCGCAGCCTTGGTCAGTCTGTGTGACTTTCCCGGTCGGCGTGCGCTGTCGCTGGCGCTGCTGCTGCCACTGGCGTTTCCAGCGTACATTTTGGCGTACACCTACACCGGACTGCTGGATCCGGCTGGGCCGATGGCGCGCTGGATCGATCCGCGTGCTCTCGATTCGATTCGCTCGCTGCCCGGGGCCGCGGTGATGCTGAGCTTGGTGCTGTACCCCTATGTGTATTTGTTGGCACGGGCGTCGTTTTTGTCGCGCAGTGCATCCACGCTCGAAGTGGGGCGAACGTTGGGCCTGACACCGCTGCGCTCGACCATCAAGTTGGCGCTGCCGATGGCGCGACCGGCGATTGTCGCCGGGTTGACCTTGGCGCTGATGGAAACGCTGGCTGATTACGGCACGGTGGCGTTTTTTGGCGTGCCGACCTTTACCACCGGCATCATGCGCGCCTACCACGGCATGGGGGATGCGGTCGCGGCCGCGCAGCTGGCACTGACCTTGTTGGCCTTTGTCGCGCTGTTGGTGTTGCTGGAAAAATATTCGCGTCGAAAACTGCGCTATTTCAGCGGCAGTTCGCGGCGCAGCCATAGCCGGGTCCAGCTAACCGGGCGCAATGCCGGTCTGGCGATACTGGTGTGCGCGTTACCGCCGCTGCTGGGCTTTGGGGTGCCAGGCCTGACCTTGCTGTGGTGGGGGCTGACGGATGCGCGCGATCAGTGGGCCGACCTAGTGCCGCATGCCCTAAGCTCATTTGGATTGGCCTCGGCGGCCGCGCTGCTGTTGGTGGGCTCGGCGTTAGCGCTGGGGTACGCCGAGCGCACCGCGCCGTCGCGACTGACCCGCGGATTGACCCAGATCGCCGGGCTCGGTTACGCCTTGCCCGGCACCATCATTGCGGTCGGCGTATTGATTCCACTGGCCCAAGCCGACCAGTGGTTGTTTTTGTTCTTTCGTGACCACCTGGGCGTCAACGTGGGGTTGCCGTTGACGGGCACTGTGGCGGCGGTGTTGGTGGCCTATGGGGCGCGCTTTACCGCGGTTAGTTTGGGCGCGATTACGTCCGGGTTGGGGCGCATCAAACCGAGCCTGGACGAGGCGGCTACTTTGCTGGGCTATCGACCGCTGCAAATCGTGCGCCGTGTTCACGTGCCGCTGATGCGCGGTGCGGTGCTGACCTCGGCGCTGGTGGTCTTTGTCGATGTGCTTAAAGAGTTGCCGGCGACCTTGATACTGCGGCCCTTTGATTTCAACACCCTGGCGGTGCGTGCCTACGAACTGGCCAGCGACGAGCGTTTGCTGGATGCGGCACCGGCCAGCCTGATGATTGTCGCGGTCGGTTTGATACCGGTGGTGTATTTGAACCGTTCCGTAAGTGAGGCGAAGTACTGA
- the hflC gene encoding protease modulator HflC: protein MSAGRLNLLAIVAVIVVMVISSSVYIVNERERAVLLKFGEVVDSDVEPGLHFKLPIVNDVKRFEARLMTLDARPQRYLTAEKKGLIVDSYVKWRVADTGRYYTATGGDELEANRLLSSRADNGLRNKFGERTVREVVSGERDELMAEITKELNSIARTELGIEILDVRVKAVDLPPEVSNAVYSRMASEREREARELRSEGREAAEGIEADADRQKTIIEAEAYRTAQATRGEGDASAAQIYAEAFNLDKEFYAFYRSMSAYRSSFANKDDMLVLEPDSDFFRFLNNPSPDQ, encoded by the coding sequence ATGAGTGCGGGTCGTTTAAACCTATTAGCTATCGTTGCGGTCATCGTGGTGATGGTCATCAGCAGCAGCGTTTACATCGTCAACGAACGTGAACGTGCGGTGCTACTGAAGTTTGGTGAAGTCGTCGACAGTGATGTCGAGCCGGGCTTGCACTTCAAATTACCGATCGTCAACGACGTCAAGCGCTTCGAAGCGCGACTGATGACCTTGGATGCTCGCCCGCAGCGTTACCTGACGGCGGAAAAGAAAGGCCTGATCGTCGACAGTTACGTTAAGTGGCGTGTGGCCGACACCGGTCGTTACTACACCGCCACCGGCGGCGACGAGTTGGAAGCGAACCGCTTGCTGTCATCGCGTGCGGACAACGGACTGCGTAACAAGTTTGGTGAGCGCACGGTGCGTGAAGTGGTCAGCGGTGAGCGTGATGAGCTGATGGCAGAAATCACCAAAGAACTGAACTCGATCGCACGGACCGAACTGGGCATAGAGATCTTGGACGTTCGCGTCAAAGCGGTCGACTTGCCGCCGGAAGTGTCGAACGCCGTCTACAGCCGTATGGCGTCGGAGCGTGAGCGTGAAGCGCGTGAGTTGCGCTCGGAAGGTCGTGAGGCCGCCGAGGGTATTGAAGCGGATGCGGATCGTCAAAAGACCATCATCGAAGCCGAAGCCTACCGTACGGCCCAGGCGACTCGCGGTGAGGGTGATGCATCAGCAGCCCAGATCTATGCCGAGGCATTCAACCTAGACAAAGAGTTCTATGCGTTTTATCGCTCAATGAGTGCGTACCGCTCCTCGTTTGCGAATAAGGACGACATGTTGGTATTGGAACCGGATTCGGACTTTTTCCGCTTCCTGAATAACCCATCGCCAGATCAGTAA
- a CDS encoding saccharopine dehydrogenase family protein — MAKVVIIGAGGVGGVVTHKVASLPEVFTDVVLASRTLAKCDAIAAQLERPIRTAQIDADDVPALTAFLQAEQPYLVINVALPYQDLTIMDACLNAGVHYMDTANYEPLDTAKFEYKWQWAYQEKFEKAGLMALLGSGFDPGATNVFTAHLAKHYFDEIHTLDIIDVNGGDHGYPFATNFNPEINIREVSAECRHWEDGAFVTTPAMSSNQSFTCPEGVGTYDIYRMYHEELESLTKHYPTLKRAQFWMSFSEKYLTHLKCLENVGMTSIEPIDFNGQQITPIQFLQAVLPDPASLGPRTRGKTCIGCYVTGIKDGKPKTAYLYNICDHESCYAEVKSQAISYTTGVPCMIGAKMMVEGTWMKPGVWNIEQMDPDAFLADMNRYGLPWTVIEDPEFNLK; from the coding sequence ATGGCAAAAGTAGTCATCATTGGTGCCGGCGGCGTCGGCGGCGTGGTTACCCACAAAGTTGCGAGCTTGCCGGAGGTCTTTACCGACGTGGTGTTGGCCTCGCGCACGCTGGCAAAATGTGACGCGATTGCGGCACAGCTTGAACGCCCGATTCGAACTGCCCAGATCGATGCCGACGACGTGCCGGCGCTGACCGCGTTTTTGCAGGCCGAACAGCCGTACCTGGTTATTAACGTGGCACTGCCGTACCAAGACCTAACCATTATGGACGCCTGCTTGAACGCCGGTGTTCACTACATGGACACGGCCAACTACGAGCCGCTGGATACCGCCAAGTTCGAGTACAAGTGGCAGTGGGCCTACCAGGAGAAATTCGAGAAGGCCGGACTGATGGCGTTGTTGGGGTCCGGCTTTGATCCGGGCGCAACCAACGTGTTCACCGCTCACCTGGCGAAACACTACTTTGACGAGATCCACACGCTGGACATTATTGACGTCAACGGCGGCGATCACGGCTACCCCTTTGCGACCAACTTCAACCCGGAAATCAATATCCGCGAAGTCAGCGCCGAGTGCCGTCACTGGGAAGATGGGGCCTTTGTGACCACCCCTGCGATGAGCAGCAACCAGTCATTTACCTGCCCCGAGGGCGTCGGCACCTACGACATCTACCGGATGTACCACGAAGAGCTGGAGTCGCTGACCAAGCACTACCCGACGCTGAAACGTGCCCAGTTCTGGATGAGTTTTTCGGAAAAATACCTGACCCATTTGAAGTGCTTGGAGAACGTCGGCATGACCTCGATCGAACCGATCGATTTCAATGGCCAGCAAATCACTCCGATCCAGTTTTTGCAGGCGGTGTTGCCGGATCCGGCCAGCCTTGGGCCGCGGACCCGGGGTAAAACCTGCATCGGCTGCTATGTGACCGGTATTAAAGACGGCAAGCCTAAGACGGCGTACCTATACAACATCTGTGACCACGAGTCGTGTTACGCCGAGGTCAAATCCCAAGCCATCAGCTACACCACCGGCGTGCCGTGCATGATCGGCGCGAAAATGATGGTCGAAGGCACCTGGATGAAGCCGGGCGTTTGGAACATCGAGCAAATGGACCCGGATGCCTTCCTGGCCGATATGAACCGCTATGGTTTGCCCTGGACGGTGATCGAAGACCCGGAATTTAACCTGAAGTGA
- a CDS encoding extracellular solute-binding protein, whose translation MLKSLVAASLLLALGAQAAGQVNVYSARNEALILPLLEQFEASTGIDVRLITGGADELVTRMKSEGVASPADVFITVDAGRAQRAKQAGVLAKLGDQDFLSRVPAPYQDADNEWVALSLRARTIFYSKARFDPSQISHYADLADPKFKGQLCIRSSGNIYNQSLTAAQIEHQGDAAALDWARGMVANMARKPSGGDTDQIKAVAAGLCDIAVANTYYFGRLAASESADDQAVVDAVGMIWPDQSGAGTHVNASLAGIASYSPNRDNAEALLGFLLSDAAQTFYAEINHEFPVVTGALPSKTMRNLGAFKADGLSLEVLGVNNPAAVKLMDKAGWL comes from the coding sequence ATGTTGAAATCGTTAGTCGCTGCCAGTTTGCTGCTGGCGCTGGGTGCCCAGGCCGCAGGTCAGGTCAACGTTTATTCGGCTCGTAACGAGGCCCTGATCTTGCCGCTGTTGGAACAGTTCGAAGCCAGCACTGGCATTGATGTGCGCCTGATTACCGGCGGCGCCGATGAATTGGTCACCCGGATGAAGTCCGAGGGTGTCGCAAGCCCCGCGGATGTGTTTATTACCGTGGATGCGGGCCGCGCCCAGCGCGCCAAGCAAGCCGGGGTGCTGGCTAAATTGGGTGATCAAGATTTCTTGTCGCGTGTGCCGGCGCCATACCAGGACGCGGACAATGAGTGGGTCGCGCTGTCGTTGCGCGCACGCACCATTTTCTATTCGAAAGCGCGCTTTGATCCAAGCCAAATTAGCCACTACGCCGACCTTGCCGACCCCAAGTTTAAAGGCCAGCTGTGCATCCGCTCATCCGGCAATATCTACAACCAGTCGCTGACCGCGGCTCAAATTGAACACCAGGGGGATGCCGCCGCACTGGACTGGGCGCGCGGTATGGTCGCCAACATGGCGCGCAAGCCAAGCGGTGGTGACACCGACCAGATTAAGGCAGTCGCCGCCGGGCTATGTGACATTGCGGTCGCCAACACGTACTACTTTGGACGTTTGGCGGCCAGCGAATCGGCCGACGACCAAGCTGTGGTCGATGCGGTCGGGATGATTTGGCCGGACCAGAGCGGCGCCGGTACCCACGTCAACGCGTCGTTGGCCGGGATCGCCAGCTATTCGCCGAACCGTGACAATGCCGAAGCGCTGTTAGGCTTCCTACTGTCGGACGCGGCTCAGACCTTCTACGCCGAAATTAACCACGAATTTCCGGTCGTCACCGGGGCGCTGCCGTCTAAGACCATGCGTAACTTGGGCGCCTTTAAGGCGGACGGCTTGTCATTAGAGGTGCTGGGCGTGAATAATCCGGCCGCAGTTAAGTTGATGGACAAGGCAGGTTGGCTTTAA
- a CDS encoding HD domain-containing protein, translating into MDWMNGLPTRLGQQLQFLVEIDHLKSVVRATRNLHNGALENTAEHSWYVALMGLMLAEHANEPVDGARVAQMLLIHDLVEIDAGDHPLHGGHPPADQADKEIAAAVRIFGLLPDEQGQTLHALWHEFEAAESADARFAKAIDRFQPLMANMANGGGSWPQYDVHRAQLEHRVGGIGQGSDALWAVAQRIFDAGQAQGWIKA; encoded by the coding sequence ATGGATTGGATGAATGGTTTGCCGACTCGCTTGGGTCAGCAATTGCAGTTTTTGGTCGAAATTGATCACCTAAAATCGGTTGTCCGCGCAACCCGCAATCTACACAACGGTGCGCTTGAAAACACCGCCGAACATTCCTGGTACGTGGCGCTGATGGGACTGATGTTGGCCGAGCACGCCAACGAACCCGTTGACGGCGCACGGGTCGCACAAATGTTGCTGATTCACGACCTGGTCGAAATCGATGCCGGCGACCACCCGCTGCACGGCGGCCACCCGCCCGCCGACCAAGCCGACAAAGAAATCGCCGCCGCCGTGCGCATTTTCGGCTTGTTGCCCGACGAACAAGGCCAGACCCTGCACGCCCTGTGGCATGAATTTGAAGCCGCCGAAAGCGCAGACGCGCGCTTTGCCAAAGCAATCGACCGCTTTCAGCCGCTGATGGCCAATATGGCCAACGGCGGCGGCAGTTGGCCGCAATATGACGTCCACCGGGCCCAACTCGAACACCGGGTGGGCGGCATTGGCCAGGGATCGGACGCACTGTGGGCGGTCGCCCAGCGCATCTTCGATGCCGGCCAAGCGCAAGGGTGGATCAAAGCCTAA
- the hflK gene encoding FtsH protease activity modulator HflK, with product MAWNEPGGGNKDPWGNKGNNNQGPPDLDEVAKKVQESLNKIFGGKSGGSGGSDGGSAPSFHLGGGVLGLIAVVLLGGWFSLGLYEVDQQERAVVLRLGEFYETKAPGLRWNPLMIDEVNIVNVTRVRTHTTQGLMLTQDENIVDVNLAVQYVIGDPQEYLLNVRDPEVSLTHATDSALRHVVGSVALSPILSEGREALGTDIRVRLQEYLDRYQSGLRVVQLNLESTQPPQQVQVAFDDVIKAREDEQRVKNQAETYANGVIPEARGRAQRVLEEANAYKEQVIARARGEADRFRAVLAQYEAAPEVTRQRLYIEAVEEVMANSSKVLVDVDGGNNMMMLPLDRLAQAGAGSAALSSRANTNISGSSNDLTQRDIRSLTDQVISEIRARQADTTTRGDR from the coding sequence ATGGCGTGGAACGAACCGGGCGGCGGAAATAAAGATCCGTGGGGCAATAAAGGCAACAACAACCAAGGTCCGCCGGATCTGGATGAAGTTGCGAAAAAAGTGCAGGAAAGCCTAAACAAGATTTTCGGAGGCAAGTCCGGCGGTTCGGGCGGTAGCGACGGCGGTTCTGCGCCCAGCTTCCACTTGGGCGGTGGCGTGCTTGGCCTAATCGCGGTGGTCCTGTTGGGCGGCTGGTTCTCGTTGGGGCTTTACGAAGTCGATCAGCAAGAACGCGCTGTGGTGTTGCGCTTGGGTGAGTTCTACGAAACCAAGGCGCCGGGCTTGCGTTGGAACCCCTTGATGATTGACGAAGTCAATATCGTCAACGTGACCCGCGTGCGGACCCACACCACCCAAGGCTTGATGCTGACCCAGGACGAAAACATCGTTGATGTGAATCTGGCCGTTCAGTACGTCATTGGCGATCCGCAGGAATACCTGTTGAACGTGCGTGACCCTGAAGTCAGCCTGACTCACGCGACTGACTCGGCACTGCGCCATGTGGTCGGCAGTGTCGCATTAAGCCCGATTCTGTCTGAAGGCCGTGAGGCCTTGGGTACCGACATCCGCGTGCGCTTGCAGGAATACCTGGATCGTTACCAGTCCGGTCTGCGCGTGGTTCAGTTGAACCTTGAGTCAACCCAGCCGCCCCAGCAGGTGCAGGTCGCGTTTGATGACGTGATCAAGGCGCGAGAGGACGAGCAGCGGGTTAAAAACCAAGCTGAAACCTACGCCAACGGTGTGATCCCGGAAGCGCGAGGTCGTGCTCAGCGTGTCCTTGAAGAAGCCAACGCGTACAAAGAGCAAGTGATTGCCCGAGCACGTGGTGAAGCCGATCGTTTCCGTGCCGTTTTGGCCCAGTACGAAGCAGCCCCCGAAGTCACACGTCAGCGTCTGTACATCGAGGCGGTTGAAGAAGTCATGGCCAATTCGTCCAAGGTCTTGGTCGACGTAGATGGTGGCAATAACATGATGATGTTGCCGCTGGACCGCCTGGCTCAGGCCGGCGCCGGCAGTGCGGCCTTGAGCTCGCGTGCTAATACCAACATCAGTGGCTCCAGCAACGATCTGACCCAGCGTGACATCCGTAGTTTGACCGACCAGGTCATTTCGGAAATCCGAGCGCGTCAGGCTGACACCACTACACGAGGAGATCGCTAA
- the speA gene encoding biosynthetic arginine decarboxylase — protein sequence MTKKSWSSQDSSTLYSVPDWGKGVFSVNANGLLEVAPPNVPGAPKVPLMSILAGIKDRGMDLPVVLRIENLIDLQVSHLNQSFAAAIEAHDYQNVYRGVFPIKVNQQSQVIEEIARFGARYNHGLEAGSKAELMIAMATLTDPGSMIICNGYKDAEFVDLGLRARQLGFECFFVVETPAELDLILERAELLQVEPRIGFRAKLSTQVEGHWSEDSGDRSLFGLSANQIVNMVDRLRDTGHLEWLRLLHFHLGSQIPNIRDIRTGVAEAVRYYNELVAEGAAMGYLDLGGGLAVNYEGGDTNYTLAEYCYDVVESVAATLAEGVPHPVLISESGRATVADSSILLFNTLDVTTFEPGPIRTVTEDDAEAIQKLGEIQANVEVANAHQSFTDAIYYRDDMRESFQLGTTTLRQRALAENLCLDVMQQVKHLLPQMRRIPKELEALHQDLADIYYANFSVFQSLPDTWAMDQVFPVVPIHRLNEEPTREAILADLTCDCDGKIDLFVGGHSTLPVHSLVDGEDYVFGVFMVGAYQETLGDLHNLFGDTNVVSVRINEGGNFEIERELQGDTVEDVLSYVEYTPAGLTETFRKTAERAVRSGLIKPSQRREIVEQFRESLRGYTYYEH from the coding sequence TTGACCAAAAAATCTTGGAGCTCACAGGATTCGTCCACCCTTTACAGCGTGCCCGATTGGGGCAAGGGCGTGTTTTCGGTTAACGCCAACGGATTGCTTGAAGTGGCGCCGCCCAACGTACCCGGTGCGCCCAAGGTGCCATTGATGAGCATTCTCGCGGGGATCAAAGACCGTGGCATGGATTTGCCCGTGGTGCTGCGGATTGAAAACCTGATCGACTTGCAGGTCAGTCACCTTAATCAAAGCTTTGCGGCGGCGATCGAGGCCCACGATTATCAGAACGTCTACCGCGGCGTGTTCCCGATCAAGGTTAACCAGCAGTCCCAGGTGATTGAAGAGATCGCCCGATTTGGTGCGCGCTACAACCACGGCCTTGAAGCGGGCAGCAAAGCCGAGCTGATGATCGCGATGGCGACGCTGACCGACCCGGGCAGCATGATTATTTGTAACGGCTATAAAGACGCGGAGTTTGTCGACCTGGGGCTGCGTGCGCGGCAACTGGGGTTCGAGTGCTTTTTCGTGGTCGAAACCCCGGCCGAGTTGGACTTGATTTTGGAGCGTGCGGAGCTGCTGCAGGTCGAGCCGCGCATTGGTTTTCGGGCCAAGCTGTCGACCCAGGTCGAGGGCCACTGGAGCGAAGACAGCGGCGACCGATCGCTGTTTGGGTTGTCGGCGAACCAGATCGTCAACATGGTCGACCGGCTGCGTGATACCGGGCATCTGGAATGGTTGCGCTTGTTGCACTTCCACCTGGGGTCGCAAATACCCAACATCCGTGACATCCGCACCGGGGTCGCCGAGGCGGTACGTTACTACAATGAATTGGTCGCCGAAGGCGCGGCCATGGGCTATTTGGACCTGGGCGGTGGACTGGCGGTCAACTACGAAGGCGGCGACACCAACTACACCCTGGCTGAATACTGCTATGACGTGGTCGAAAGCGTGGCCGCCACCTTGGCCGAGGGCGTGCCGCACCCGGTTTTGATCAGCGAGTCCGGTCGCGCCACGGTCGCCGATTCGTCGATTTTGTTGTTTAACACCTTGGACGTGACGACCTTCGAGCCCGGCCCGATCCGGACGGTCACCGAAGACGACGCCGAAGCGATCCAGAAACTAGGCGAAATCCAAGCCAACGTTGAGGTCGCCAACGCCCACCAGAGCTTCACCGACGCCATCTACTACCGCGATGACATGCGCGAGTCGTTTCAGCTGGGTACGACTACGCTGCGCCAGCGCGCCTTGGCCGAAAATCTGTGCCTGGACGTGATGCAGCAGGTCAAACACTTGCTGCCACAGATGCGCCGAATCCCGAAAGAGCTGGAAGCGCTGCACCAAGATCTGGCGGATATTTACTACGCTAATTTCAGCGTGTTCCAGTCCCTGCCCGATACCTGGGCGATGGACCAGGTGTTCCCGGTGGTGCCGATTCACCGCCTTAACGAGGAACCCACGCGCGAGGCGATCCTGGCGGATTTGACCTGTGACTGTGACGGCAAAATCGATTTGTTCGTCGGCGGCCACTCAACTTTGCCGGTGCACTCGCTGGTGGACGGTGAGGACTACGTGTTTGGTGTCTTCATGGTCGGCGCCTACCAGGAGACTCTGGGCGATTTGCACAACCTGTTTGGCGACACCAATGTGGTCAGCGTGCGGATCAATGAAGGCGGTAACTTCGAGATCGAGCGCGAGTTGCAGGGCGACACCGTCGAGGACGTTCTGAGTTACGTTGAATACACCCCGGCCGGCTTGACCGAGACATTCCGCAAGACCGCGGAACGCGCGGTCCGCAGTGGTCTGATCAAGCCGTCACAGCGGCGTGAAATTGTTGAACAGTTCCGCGAGTCATTGCGCGGTTACACCTATTACGAGCACTAG